The Apium graveolens cultivar Ventura chromosome 6, ASM990537v1, whole genome shotgun sequence genome contains a region encoding:
- the LOC141665344 gene encoding uncharacterized protein LOC141665344, whose translation MGDFTSALLLVRISNMGLGFHGCVVIMMDDGLSQWITLPKYSTPYIKGIKDFLENAFPKFSVGDEMLCPCKNCRNGKWHTQDLIYDHLICHGPCPLYANWICEVSSKYHRIDIERAENMGFEDSFTFGDNLDEMFHRTNDTTGPNDDAKKFYGHLEEGKQPLYPGCKKFSRLSFIIRLYSLKCIHGISESGFGDLLELIKDAFPEAHIPLSFNAAKNVIKDLGLDYQRMHACPNNCMLFWAENEKEENCKTCGASRWVVVEKKGAVDNNEKKLIHKVPANVVRYFPLKKRLQRMFMSKELSELMLWHAKEAWKALDARYPQFSSENRNIRLGLAADGFNPFRTMNISHSTWPIILVNYNLPPWLCMKQENLILSTLISGPESPKNNIDVFKQPLIAELNELWEVGIETYDALIDHTFNLRASLLWTISDFPGLAMLSGWSTKGRLACPVCNYETSSMYLKHSRKMCYMDHRRFLHPEYPWRLDKRKFNGQIELRGFPEVLTGTDIEELLAGFVNHFGGKKPEKKRKRQKNKIKSNSPFKKKSIFFDLPYWKHNVSRHNLDVMHIEKNLCDKVLGTLLNIAGKTKDHIAARLDLQELGIRKVLHPVLSSDGKHLEIRAAIFDMTNEEKDLFCSVLKNAKLPYGSASNISRCVHMKERKVSSYKSHDAHFFMHYLLQFAVKKSLKPEVAVPFIRLGAFLRGIWSKVIDLSDLKRLQTEIIEIICQFETIFIQAFFDVMAHLLIHLCQEIEFGGPAHVRSMWPIERYLNKLKSYVRNRSKPEGCIAEGYLAEECLIFCSRFLGGHGGSKITKAAKFESFPEKVEFPIGSRRNKDGKAVNLVEVEWMAIHRYILFNCGNKEIDSLIEEHRILIEGQAKSKRYNREREHSEDFWKWMKGEVGKKDNISKELEVLAMGPNQSAKKYSGYVLNGYRFHTKYRDAKCKTQNSGVFLTALTTSFASSKDQNPLVGDVNYYGAIEEIFEVDYWGEFSVVVFKCCWYKEEKDLYGFTRVNFNRLCQKSDPYVLASQVQQVFYVEDPTEKMMYNIIKKLPRDWCDVEAENANEEAEDPVLHDLHTSVPLETDTDINWCRDDVPTRQVPIKARTNEETT comes from the exons ATGGGT GATTTCACTTCTGCGTTGTTATTAGTACGCATATCTAATATGGGTTTAGGGTTTCACGGTTGTGTCGTTATTA TGATGGACGATGGTCTAAGTCAATGGATAACCCTTCCAAAATATAGTACACCTTACATTAAGGGGATAAAGGATTTTTTAGAAAATGCATTTCCCAAATTTTCCGTAGGCGATGAAATGTTGTGCCCTTGCAAGAATTGTAGAAATGGCAAGtggcatactcaagatcttattTATGATCATCTTATTTGTCATGGCCCTTGTCCATTGTATGCGAATTGGATTTGTGAGGTTTCGAGCAAATATCATAGGATAGATATTGAACGGGCAGAAAATATGGGTTTTGAAGATTCCTTTACCTTCGGAGATAATTTGGACGAGATGTTCCATCGTACTAATGATACTACTGGACCGAATGATGATGCCAAAAAATTTTATGGCCATCTTGAAGAAGGAAAGCAGCCCTTATATCCGGGCTGCAAAAAATTTTCCCGCTTAAGTTTTATCATTAGGCTGTACTCTTTAAAGTGCATTCATGGGATTTCAGAGTCGGGTTTCGGGGATTTATTAGAGCTGATAAAAGATGCTTTTCCAGAAGCACACATTCCTTTGTCTTTTAATGCGGCAAAGAATGTTATTAAAGATTTAGGGCTCGATTATCAAAGGATGCACGCCTGCCCCAATAATTGTATGCTGTTTTGGGctgaaaatgaaaaagaagaaaattgtAAAACTTGCGGTGCTTCAAGGTGGGTCGTAGTGGAAAAAAAAGGCGCCGTGGACAATAATGAGAAGAAGTTAATTCACAAGGTCCCGGCAAACGTGGTACGCTACTTTCCACTCAAAAAAAGGTTGCAACGCATGTTTATGAGCAAAGAGTTATCAGAACTGATGTTATGGCATGCAAAAG AGGCTTGGAAGGCATTGGATGCTCGTTATCCTCAATTTTCATCCGAGAACAGAAACATCAGATTGGGCCTAGCCGCTGATGGTTTCAATCCTTTTCGTACTATGAACATAAGTCATAGTACTTGGCCAATTATTTTGGTTAACTACAACCTTCCCCCCTGGCTGTGTATGAAGCAAGAGAATCTAATTCTCTCGACACTCATATCTGGTCCCGAGTCTCCGAAGAATAATATAGATGTCTTCAAGCAACCTTTAATTGCTGAACTGAATGAGCTATGGGAAGTAGGCATTGAGACTTATGATGCCCTTATTGACCATACTTTCAACTTGCGCGCTTCTTTACTTTGGACAATCAGTGATTTTCCCGGGCTAGCAATGCTATCTGGATGGAGCACAAAAGGAAGACTAGCTTGTCCAGTTTGCAATTATGAAACATCCTCTATGTACCTAAAACATAGTCGGAAAATGTGTTACATGGACCATAGGAGATTTCTCCATCCCGAATACCCATGGAGGCTTGATAAAAGAAAATTTAATGGTCAAATTGAATTGAGAGGTTTTCCAGAGGTTCTAACTGGAACAGACATTGAAGAATTATTGGCAGGATTTGTAAATCATTTTGGGGGGAAGAAACcagagaagaaaagaaagcgccAAAAAAATAAGATTAAGTCAAATTCGCCTTTCAAGAAAAAATCAATATTCTTTGATCTGCCTTACTGGAAGCACAATGTTTCTCGACATAACCTTGATGTTATGCACATCGAGAAGAATTTGTGTGATAAAGTACTTGGCACATTGCTCAATATTGCTGGAAAAACAAAAGACCATATAGCAGCTCGCCTAGATTTGCAAGAACTTGGCATCAGAAAGGTCCTCCATCCTGTTCTATCAAGTGACGGGAAACACCTTGAAATAAGGGCTGCGATATTCGACATGACAAATGAAGAGAAAGATTTATTCTGCTCTGTCCTTAAAAATGCTAAATTGCCATATGGAAGTGCCTCTAATATCAGCCGGTGTGTGCACATGAAGGAGAGAAAGGTATCTAGCTATAAGAGTCATGATGCTCACTTTTTCATGCACTACTTATTACAATTTGCAGTGAAGAAATCTTTGAAACCGGAGGTTGCAGTCCCTTTTATCAGATTAGGGGCCTTCTTAAGAGGTATTTGGAGTAAAGTCATCGACTTAAGTGATCTTAAGAGGCTGCAAACAGAAATAATTGAAATTATTTGTCAATTTGAGACTATATTCATTCAGGCTTTTTTTGATGTGATGGCCCACCTTTTGATTCACTTGTGCCAAGAAATTGAATTTGGTGGACCGGCCCATGTTCGAAGCATGTGGCCAATTGAGCGCTATTTAAATAAATTGAAATCTTATGTGCGGAATAGATCTAAACCAGAGGGATGTATCGCCGAGGGTTACCTGGCCGAAGAATGCTTGATATTTTGTTCAAGATTCTTGGGTGGCCATGGAGGATCAAAAATTACCAAGGCTGCAAAATTTgaaagttttccagaaaaagtaGAATTTCCTATTGGTTCACGCAGAAATAAAGATGGAAAGGCTGTGAATTTAGTTGAAGTTGAATGGATGGCTATTCATCGTTATATTCTATTCAACTGCGGGAATAAAGAAATTGATAGTTTAATCGA GGAGCATCGAATCTTAATAGAAGGACAAGCCAAGTCAAAAAGATACAATCGTGAGAGAGAACATTCTGAAGATTTTTGGAAATGGATGAAGGGGGAGGTCGGAAAAAAAGATAACATTTCAAAGGAATTGGAAGTGCTTGCAATGGGCCCTAATCAATCAGCGAAGAAGTATAGTGGTTATGTACTTAACGGATATCGATTCCATACAAAGTACCGAGATGCTAAATGTAAAACCCAAAATAGTGGGGTATTTCTAACTGCTTTGACTACTAGCTTTGCTAGTTCAAAAGATCAAAATCCACTGGTCGGCGATGTAAATTACTACGGAGCAATTGAAGAGATTTTTGAAGTTGATTATTGGGGAGAATTTTCTGTAGTGGTGTTCAAGTGTTGTTGGTATAAGGAAGAGAAAGATCTATATGGGTTCACTCGAGTTAATTTTAACAGATTATGTCAGAAGTCTGATCCATATGTGCTAGCTTCACAGGTGCAGCAAGTCTTCTATGTAGAAGATCCTACTGAAAAGATGATGTATAATATTATAAAGAAATTGCCAAGGGATTGGTGCGATGTCGAAGCTGAAAATGCAAATGAAGAAGCCGAGGATCCAGTTTTACATGATTTACACACTAGTGTTCCTCTAGAAACAGACACGGATATTAACTGGTGCAGAGATGATGTCCCAACACGACAAGTCCCCATCAAGGCTAGAACAAACGAAGAAACTACTTAA